One genomic region from Paracoccus pantotrophus encodes:
- the tssH gene encoding type VI secretion system ATPase TssH: protein MTTVTPRAPARGSRETVKRKELVARLDPLCLRAFSEGARNAKARGNPYVELVHFIAALAGMPDSDLALIAQAAGADGARLEGDLARALDALPRGASAVEEFSDHIFHAIQEGWTLAALEGGTDRVRSGDILIACLKTPVLEGLLLRISPEFGRIDPDRMAPDLPGILAGSAEAEAAEPPEMAPANVPKPPEGALAKYATNLTERARAGKIDPVVGRDPEIRQIIDILMRRRQNNPILTGEAGVGKTAVVEGFALRLARGDVPPQLAAVDLWLLDIGLMQAGASVKGEFEKRLKSVIDEVQASAKSVILFIDEAHTLIGAGGAAGTGDAANLLKPALARGELRTVAATTWAEYKQHIEKDPALTRRFQVVKVEEPSEAAAVEMLRGVAGVLEKHHRVEILDEAIGAAVSLSHRYIPARQLPDKAISLLDTACARVAVSQHATPAELEDLERRLQALEIEAGIIAREAAIGIDTTERQAANDAARAAAEAERAAALERWEAEKALVSDILALRAELRGEGMALDETGADAAEAEAESAAAQAAAEGAAAEAAPDASVGAAPAADAGAEAPNPDPDPAARLALLRAKMAELAERQGERPLILPSVDRLAVGAVVQDWTGIPLGRMLASQTERALGLAGLLAQRVVGQDHAMAAIASRIQTGMAGLGAPEKPMGVFMLCGPSGVGKTETALALADALYGGEQNLISINMSEFQEAHTVSTLKGAPPGYVGYGKGGVLTEAVRRRPYSVILLDEVEKAHSDVHEIFFQVFDKGMMDDSEGRRIDFRNTLILMTSNVGTDEIMALTDAGRSRVEIDSLSAALRPPLLKVFPPALLGRLVTIPYLPLSDAMIETIAGQKLAGIGRRLAAAHGAELVIGQGVMEQICARCTEVESGGRMIDAILTGAILPELSRRVLDARLEGRGIGRVTVTGGPDGFAYALD, encoded by the coding sequence ATGACGACCGTGACGCCCCGCGCCCCCGCCCGAGGATCCAGGGAAACCGTCAAGCGCAAGGAACTGGTCGCCCGGCTGGACCCGCTGTGCCTGCGGGCGTTTTCCGAAGGGGCGCGCAATGCCAAGGCGCGCGGCAACCCTTACGTCGAACTGGTGCATTTCATCGCCGCGCTGGCCGGGATGCCGGATTCGGACCTGGCGCTGATCGCCCAGGCGGCCGGGGCCGATGGCGCCCGGCTGGAGGGCGACCTGGCCCGCGCGCTGGACGCCCTGCCGCGCGGGGCCAGCGCGGTCGAGGAGTTCTCCGACCACATCTTCCACGCCATCCAGGAGGGCTGGACCCTGGCCGCGCTGGAGGGCGGCACCGACCGCGTGCGCTCGGGCGACATCCTGATCGCCTGCCTCAAGACCCCGGTGCTGGAAGGCTTGCTGCTGCGCATCAGCCCCGAGTTCGGCCGCATCGACCCCGACCGCATGGCGCCGGACCTGCCCGGCATCCTGGCCGGTTCGGCCGAAGCCGAGGCGGCGGAGCCGCCCGAGATGGCGCCGGCCAATGTGCCGAAACCGCCCGAGGGGGCGCTGGCGAAATACGCCACCAACCTGACCGAGCGGGCGCGGGCCGGCAAGATCGACCCGGTGGTCGGCCGCGACCCGGAAATCCGCCAGATCATCGACATCCTGATGCGGCGGCGGCAGAACAACCCGATCCTGACCGGCGAGGCCGGGGTGGGCAAGACCGCCGTGGTCGAGGGCTTTGCCCTGCGGCTGGCGCGCGGCGACGTGCCGCCGCAGCTGGCCGCGGTCGATCTGTGGCTGCTGGACATCGGGCTGATGCAGGCCGGCGCCAGCGTCAAGGGCGAGTTCGAGAAGCGGCTGAAATCGGTGATTGACGAGGTGCAGGCCTCGGCGAAATCGGTGATCCTGTTCATCGACGAGGCGCATACGCTGATCGGCGCCGGCGGTGCGGCGGGCACGGGCGATGCCGCCAACCTGCTGAAACCGGCTCTGGCGCGGGGCGAGCTGCGCACCGTCGCCGCCACCACCTGGGCCGAATACAAGCAGCATATCGAAAAGGATCCGGCGCTGACCCGGCGCTTCCAGGTGGTGAAGGTCGAGGAGCCTTCGGAAGCCGCCGCTGTCGAGATGCTGCGCGGCGTGGCGGGCGTGCTGGAAAAGCACCACCGGGTCGAGATCCTGGACGAGGCGATCGGCGCCGCCGTTTCGCTGTCGCATCGCTATATCCCGGCGCGGCAATTGCCGGACAAGGCGATCAGCCTGCTCGACACCGCCTGCGCCCGCGTCGCCGTCAGCCAGCACGCGACGCCCGCCGAGCTTGAGGATCTGGAGCGCCGCTTGCAGGCGCTGGAGATCGAGGCGGGCATCATCGCCCGCGAGGCCGCGATCGGCATCGACACCACTGAACGCCAGGCCGCCAACGATGCCGCCCGCGCCGCGGCCGAGGCCGAGCGGGCCGCCGCGCTGGAACGCTGGGAGGCGGAAAAGGCGCTGGTCTCGGACATCCTGGCCCTGCGGGCCGAGCTGCGCGGCGAGGGCATGGCGCTGGACGAGACCGGGGCGGACGCGGCAGAGGCTGAAGCGGAGAGCGCCGCCGCGCAGGCCGCTGCCGAGGGGGCTGCGGCCGAGGCCGCGCCCGATGCATCCGTCGGGGCCGCGCCGGCCGCTGATGCGGGTGCCGAAGCCCCGAACCCCGATCCCGACCCCGCCGCGCGGCTGGCGCTGTTGCGCGCCAAGATGGCCGAACTGGCCGAGCGGCAGGGCGAGCGGCCCTTGATCCTGCCCTCGGTGGACCGGCTGGCGGTGGGGGCGGTGGTCCAGGACTGGACCGGCATCCCGCTGGGCCGGATGCTGGCCAGCCAGACCGAGCGCGCCCTGGGCCTTGCCGGCCTGCTGGCGCAGCGCGTGGTCGGCCAGGACCATGCCATGGCCGCCATCGCCAGCCGCATCCAGACCGGCATGGCCGGGCTTGGCGCGCCGGAAAAGCCGATGGGCGTCTTCATGCTCTGCGGCCCCTCGGGCGTCGGCAAGACCGAGACGGCGCTGGCGCTTGCCGATGCGCTTTACGGCGGCGAGCAGAACCTGATCTCCATCAACATGAGCGAGTTCCAGGAGGCGCATACCGTCTCGACCCTCAAGGGCGCGCCGCCGGGCTATGTCGGCTATGGCAAGGGCGGCGTGCTGACCGAGGCGGTGCGGCGCCGGCCCTATTCGGTGATCCTGCTCGACGAGGTGGAAAAGGCCCATTCCGACGTGCACGAGATCTTTTTCCAGGTCTTCGACAAGGGGATGATGGATGACAGCGAAGGGCGGCGGATCGACTTTCGTAACACGCTGATCCTCATGACCTCGAATGTCGGCACCGACGAGATCATGGCGCTGACCGATGCCGGCCGCAGCCGGGTCGAGATCGACAGCCTGTCCGCCGCGCTGCGCCCGCCGCTGCTGAAGGTATTCCCGCCGGCGCTGCTGGGGCGGCTGGTGACGATCCCCTACCTGCCGCTTTCGGATGCGATGATCGAGACCATCGCCGGGCAGAAGCTGGCCGGCATCGGCCGCAGGCTGGCCGCCGCGCATGGGGCCGAGCTGGTGATCGGCCAGGGCGTCATGGAGCAGATCTGCGCCCGCTGCACCGAGGTCGAATCGGGCGGCCGCATGATCGACGCCATCCTGACCGGCGCGATCCTGCCCGAACTCAGCCGCCGGGTGCTGGACGCCAGGCTGGAAGGGCGCGGCATCGGCAGGGTGACGGTGACCGGCGGGCCGGACGGCTTTGCCTATGCCCTTGACTGA
- a CDS encoding serine/threonine-protein kinase, whose amino-acid sequence MIPALPGDIFHEGQVLNNTWTVEGVLGRGGTGEVYRAKSLVTGRVVAIKALSAGFSGDEGYLELMRREEAMRDILHDAVVRYSDCSRTPEGHVFLVMDFIDGPALSEAMAERRLGMRDLLIVAHRVAEGLVAAHARGVVHRDLSPDNVILRDGRVEGATVIDFGIAKDTAAGAHTVVGNQFAGKYEYAAPEQFDGKAEPASDLYALGALLLAAARGEVPFAGATPGEMIRRKSEPLDVTGLPEPLAGLILWLSAPRIAERAPSAAAVVARLDALLKGAEAAPARKGAAPRPQPARKAGGGGRIWLILLLLAVMLSGGFFAARPLLFPALPLVQPWRLEAAGGEAPHLSGPAPDAASAARIAAAFAEAAGASPPQDALAPARGMPAPGWAEAVERLFPALQGLQGWTVLVTDMRAEIAGSAATPAERDAIAARLAEWAQASGMDLVPRLATAPTLLMPADLDALLARAASCGPLTSDLSPGGAPPGAGVAIRGALPDAAAAAALAETLRPALGERALRLEIETLSPSLCRIRAAAADLPEGGIGIRLAEAGRPEPSLTGIYRPGDNPVADVLVPAELAATPGAELWVAVEETGKVFNILPNMTDQETRLDRIGQPEGALRRVRVLWPAEEAALGQGRIAFRVNDRDFGKAGIFAFVTRGPLFDERRPGDESAAAFAEALAARRAADPQLILAATQRVLDLRP is encoded by the coding sequence ATGATCCCGGCCCTGCCGGGGGACATCTTCCACGAGGGCCAGGTGCTCAACAACACCTGGACCGTCGAGGGCGTGCTGGGCCGCGGCGGCACCGGCGAGGTCTATCGCGCCAAAAGCCTCGTCACCGGCCGGGTGGTGGCGATCAAGGCGCTTTCGGCCGGCTTTTCCGGCGACGAGGGCTATCTGGAGCTGATGCGCCGCGAAGAGGCGATGCGCGACATCCTGCATGATGCCGTGGTGCGCTACAGCGACTGCTCGCGCACACCCGAGGGCCATGTCTTCCTGGTCATGGACTTCATCGACGGGCCGGCGCTCTCCGAGGCGATGGCCGAGCGGCGGCTGGGGATGCGCGACTTGCTGATCGTTGCGCATCGCGTGGCCGAGGGGCTGGTCGCCGCCCATGCCCGCGGCGTGGTGCATCGCGACCTGTCGCCCGACAACGTCATCCTGCGCGACGGCCGGGTCGAAGGCGCGACGGTGATCGACTTCGGCATCGCCAAGGACACCGCCGCCGGCGCGCATACCGTGGTCGGCAACCAGTTCGCCGGCAAATACGAATATGCCGCGCCCGAACAGTTCGACGGCAAGGCCGAGCCGGCCAGCGACCTTTACGCGCTCGGCGCGCTGCTGCTGGCGGCGGCGCGGGGCGAAGTGCCCTTTGCCGGCGCGACGCCCGGCGAGATGATCCGCCGCAAATCCGAGCCGCTGGACGTGACCGGCCTGCCCGAGCCCTTGGCGGGGCTGATCCTGTGGCTTTCGGCACCGCGGATCGCCGAGCGCGCACCCTCGGCCGCAGCGGTGGTGGCGCGGCTGGATGCGCTGCTGAAGGGGGCCGAGGCCGCGCCGGCCCGCAAGGGCGCCGCACCGCGGCCGCAACCGGCGCGAAAGGCGGGTGGCGGCGGGCGGATCTGGCTGATCCTGCTGCTTCTGGCCGTGATGCTGTCCGGCGGGTTCTTTGCCGCAAGGCCGCTGCTTTTCCCCGCCCTGCCGCTGGTCCAGCCCTGGCGGCTGGAGGCGGCGGGGGGCGAGGCGCCGCACCTGTCCGGCCCGGCGCCGGATGCGGCCAGCGCCGCGCGCATCGCCGCCGCTTTTGCCGAGGCCGCCGGGGCCAGCCCACCGCAGGACGCCCTGGCCCCGGCGCGCGGCATGCCGGCGCCGGGCTGGGCCGAGGCGGTCGAGCGGCTTTTCCCGGCGCTGCAAGGGTTGCAGGGCTGGACGGTGCTGGTCACCGACATGCGCGCCGAGATCGCCGGCAGCGCCGCCACCCCGGCCGAGCGCGACGCCATCGCCGCCCGGCTGGCCGAATGGGCGCAGGCCTCGGGGATGGATTTGGTGCCGCGGCTTGCCACCGCCCCCACCCTGCTGATGCCGGCCGATCTGGACGCGCTGCTGGCCCGCGCCGCCAGTTGCGGCCCCTTGACCAGCGACCTGTCCCCGGGCGGCGCCCCGCCCGGTGCCGGCGTGGCGATCCGCGGCGCCCTGCCCGATGCGGCCGCCGCGGCGGCGTTGGCCGAAACGCTGCGCCCGGCCCTGGGCGAGCGCGCCCTGCGGCTGGAGATCGAGACGCTCAGCCCCTCGCTCTGCCGGATCCGCGCCGCGGCGGCGGACCTGCCCGAGGGCGGCATCGGCATTCGCCTGGCCGAGGCAGGCCGGCCCGAACCCTCGCTGACCGGGATATACCGCCCCGGCGACAACCCGGTCGCGGACGTGCTGGTCCCCGCCGAACTGGCGGCGACGCCCGGCGCCGAGCTTTGGGTCGCGGTCGAGGAGACCGGCAAGGTCTTCAACATCCTGCCCAACATGACCGATCAGGAAACCCGGCTGGACCGCATCGGCCAGCCCGAAGGCGCGCTGCGCCGCGTGCGCGTGCTCTGGCCCGCCGAGGAGGCCGCCCTGGGCCAGGGACGCATCGCCTTTCGCGTCAACGACCGCGATTTCGGCAAGGCCGGGATCTTTGCCTTCGTGACCCGCGGCCCGCTTTTCGACGAGCGCCGGCCGGGCGACGAATCCGCCGCCGCCTTTGCCGAGGCGTTGGCAGCGCGGCGCGCGGCCGATCCCCAGCTCATCCTGGCCGCCACCCAGCGCGTCCTGGACCTGCGGCCCTGA
- a CDS encoding type VI secretion system protein TssA translates to MFLAPLAVPDSAGLDLRNDMRFLALERALDGASRAARAEQLAKGNTGDVALDWAHLLDEAEALAQTGRDLRLLVVVARIMTNMRGPEGLAEGLDLLAETLETWWDHLHPALREGQLVREAALRRINALYQIENADAGILGDLEFNTVLAPRGLPVVSGGDLAAGAVSASMLAAEGPTGLSAAEQAEREARHDARAMRVLTACRALRDTEPETVARLEAGLAAALAALDRLEAALAARIGDDPPTRFPALRRVLERMAATLASPPAQFTRTAAPATAQAADAPAAAPGPMPGPMPAAAAAAPASAGLPSRLASRAQVEACLDLIIDFYDRNEPASPLPHLARRMKKMVPMNFLQLMEELAPGGMKEFRNVAGVTEDKGR, encoded by the coding sequence ATGTTTCTCGCTCCGCTCGCCGTGCCGGATTCCGCCGGGCTGGATCTTCGCAACGACATGAGGTTCCTGGCGCTCGAAAGGGCGCTGGACGGGGCCTCTCGGGCGGCGCGGGCCGAACAGCTGGCCAAGGGCAATACCGGCGACGTGGCGCTGGACTGGGCGCATCTGCTGGACGAGGCCGAGGCCCTGGCCCAGACCGGCCGCGACCTGCGCCTGCTGGTTGTCGTGGCGCGGATCATGACCAACATGCGCGGCCCCGAGGGGCTGGCCGAGGGGCTGGACCTGCTGGCCGAGACGCTGGAAACCTGGTGGGACCACCTGCATCCCGCCCTGCGCGAGGGCCAGCTGGTACGCGAGGCGGCGCTGCGCCGCATCAACGCGCTTTACCAGATCGAGAATGCCGATGCCGGCATCCTGGGCGATCTGGAGTTCAACACCGTCCTGGCCCCGCGTGGCCTGCCGGTGGTCTCGGGCGGGGATCTGGCGGCGGGGGCGGTCTCGGCCTCGATGCTGGCGGCCGAGGGGCCGACCGGGCTTTCCGCCGCCGAACAGGCCGAGCGCGAGGCCCGCCATGACGCCAGGGCGATGCGGGTGCTGACCGCCTGCCGCGCCCTGCGCGACACCGAGCCCGAAACGGTGGCGCGGCTCGAGGCGGGGCTTGCGGCCGCGCTGGCGGCGCTCGACCGGCTGGAGGCGGCCCTGGCCGCGCGCATCGGGGACGACCCGCCGACCCGCTTCCCGGCGCTGCGCCGGGTACTGGAGCGGATGGCGGCGACCCTGGCCAGCCCGCCGGCGCAATTCACCCGCACGGCCGCCCCGGCCACGGCGCAAGCAGCCGATGCGCCGGCCGCAGCGCCCGGCCCGATGCCCGGCCCCATGCCCGCCGCCGCGGCCGCTGCACCGGCATCGGCGGGCCTGCCGTCCCGGCTGGCCTCGCGCGCCCAGGTCGAGGCCTGCCTCGACCTCATCATCGATTTCTACGACCGCAACGAACCCGCCTCGCCCTTGCCGCATCTGGCGCGGCGGATGAAGAAGATGGTGCCGATGAACTTCCTGCAATTGATGGAGGAACTGGCGCCGGGAGGGATGAAGGAATTCCGCAATGTCGCCGGAGTGACCGAGGACAAGGGACGCTGA
- the tssB gene encoding type VI secretion system contractile sheath small subunit, with amino-acid sequence MSESKAKVIERNRAPRVQIAYDVEHYGSPTTIELPFVMGVMADLAGKSTSREAQKPPAERSFVEVDAGRFPAFMEALSPRVTARIPNRLPGKEGEEGGEEEIFVDLTFRNMGDFAPDRIAEQIPELAELMKMRRKLEELLSYMDGKASAEKRIAQLLNDEPLLARIAEQAVSPASDGTEG; translated from the coding sequence ATGAGCGAGAGCAAGGCCAAGGTAATCGAACGCAATCGCGCCCCAAGGGTGCAGATCGCCTATGACGTCGAGCATTACGGCAGCCCGACCACCATCGAACTGCCCTTCGTCATGGGGGTGATGGCGGATCTGGCGGGCAAGTCCACCTCGCGCGAGGCGCAGAAGCCGCCCGCCGAACGGTCCTTCGTCGAGGTGGATGCCGGCCGCTTCCCCGCCTTCATGGAGGCGCTGTCGCCCCGCGTCACCGCCCGCATCCCGAACCGCCTGCCCGGCAAGGAAGGCGAGGAGGGCGGCGAGGAGGAGATATTCGTGGACCTGACCTTTCGCAACATGGGCGATTTCGCCCCCGACCGCATCGCCGAGCAAATCCCGGAACTGGCCGAGCTGATGAAGATGCGCCGCAAGCTCGAGGAACTGCTGAGCTATATGGACGGCAAGGCCAGCGCCGAAAAGCGCATCGCCCAGCTTCTGAACGACGAGCCGCTGCTGGCCCGCATCGCCGAGCAGGCGGTGAGCCCGGCCAGCGACGGGACGGAGGGCTGA
- the tssC gene encoding type VI secretion system contractile sheath large subunit, whose product MAEQELKGTEAAPEAEAVDLDEFGALLEKDFRVKEQDDSAKLRELVANLALAAREKAGSATISGNAVRSIKSLIAGIDELLTVQMNEVLHAPEIRRMEGSWRGLHYLVNNTETDTMLKIRVLNITKDELADQLEDFEGQMWDQSPMFRKLYTEEYSSFGGAPFGSIIGDYEFSHHPRDVGLLRNLSGICASAHAPFIAAASPRLFRMESWQELPNPQDLKMVTSSPDYAAWQSLRESEDARYIGLTLPRVLARLPYGPDTIPVKGFDFREEIDGKHDHYVWMNAAFPMGVNINRSHKLYGWGSQIRGVESGGAVTNLPVHTFPSDDGSVVMKCPTEIAIDDRREHELAKLGLMPILHRKNTDIAAFLGAQTLQDCEARAGRLVDPDAQANERLSANLPYLLPVCRFAHYLKAIARDKIGTFKERADMEVWLSEWINRYVLANTAMADDKAKAKRPLAKAEVQVDSVEGRPGYYAARFYLRPHYQLEGINASLRLVSELPSVKGP is encoded by the coding sequence ATGGCCGAACAGGAACTCAAGGGCACCGAAGCCGCCCCCGAAGCCGAGGCCGTCGACCTGGACGAGTTCGGCGCGCTTCTGGAAAAGGACTTCCGCGTCAAGGAACAGGACGACAGCGCCAAGCTGCGCGAACTGGTCGCCAACCTGGCGCTTGCCGCCCGCGAAAAGGCCGGCAGCGCCACGATTTCCGGCAATGCCGTGCGCTCGATCAAGTCGCTGATCGCCGGCATCGACGAGTTGCTGACCGTGCAGATGAACGAGGTGCTGCACGCCCCCGAGATCCGCCGCATGGAAGGCAGCTGGCGCGGGCTGCATTACCTGGTCAACAACACCGAAACCGACACCATGCTCAAGATCCGGGTGCTGAACATCACCAAGGACGAGCTTGCCGACCAGCTGGAGGATTTCGAGGGGCAGATGTGGGACCAGTCGCCCATGTTCCGCAAGCTCTATACCGAGGAATATTCCAGCTTCGGCGGCGCCCCCTTCGGCAGCATCATCGGGGATTACGAATTCAGCCACCATCCGCGCGACGTGGGGCTGCTGCGCAACCTGTCGGGGATCTGCGCCTCGGCGCATGCGCCCTTCATCGCGGCGGCCTCGCCCCGGCTGTTCCGCATGGAAAGCTGGCAGGAACTGCCCAATCCGCAGGATCTGAAGATGGTCACATCCTCGCCCGATTACGCGGCCTGGCAAAGCCTGCGCGAAAGCGAGGATGCGCGCTATATCGGCCTGACCCTGCCGCGGGTGCTGGCGCGGCTGCCCTATGGGCCGGACACCATCCCGGTCAAGGGCTTCGACTTCCGCGAGGAGATCGACGGCAAGCATGACCATTACGTCTGGATGAACGCCGCCTTCCCCATGGGGGTGAACATCAACCGCAGCCACAAGCTTTACGGCTGGGGCAGCCAGATCCGCGGCGTGGAATCCGGGGGCGCCGTCACCAACCTGCCGGTGCATACCTTCCCCAGCGACGACGGCTCGGTGGTGATGAAATGCCCCACCGAGATCGCCATCGACGACCGGCGCGAACATGAACTGGCCAAGCTGGGGCTGATGCCGATCCTGCATCGCAAGAACACCGATATCGCGGCTTTCCTGGGCGCGCAGACCCTGCAGGATTGCGAGGCCCGCGCCGGGCGGCTGGTCGACCCCGATGCCCAGGCCAACGAGCGGCTGTCGGCGAACCTGCCCTATCTGCTGCCGGTCTGCCGCTTCGCGCATTACCTCAAGGCCATCGCCCGCGACAAGATCGGCACCTTCAAGGAACGCGCCGACATGGAGGTCTGGCTGTCCGAATGGATCAACCGCTACGTGCTGGCCAATACCGCCATGGCCGACGACAAGGCCAAGGCCAAGCGGCCGCTGGCCAAGGCCGAGGTGCAGGTGGACAGCGTCGAGGGCCGGCCCGGCTATTACGCCGCCCGCTTCTACCTGCGCCCGCATTACCAGCTGGAAGGCATCAACGCCTCGCTGCGGCTGGTTTCGGAACTGCCCTCGGTCAAGGGGCCGTGA
- a CDS encoding Hcp family type VI secretion system effector, whose translation MAFTGYLKIDGIDGESRRADHEGEIDIWGADLKAEQKSSAATGSGRVRGRATISDLTLYKWYDAASPYLALACMQGKAFEAMTFTVRKDSGEAHLDYLTITMTNCLISSYSMSQNQPAPEIDTIAEQIGISFEKVAIKYVVQADDHSKGDEHEVEYDLMAAK comes from the coding sequence ATGGCTTTCACCGGATACCTCAAGATCGACGGCATCGACGGCGAATCGCGCCGGGCCGATCACGAAGGCGAAATCGACATCTGGGGCGCCGACCTGAAGGCCGAGCAGAAAAGCTCGGCCGCGACCGGGTCGGGCCGCGTGCGCGGTCGCGCCACCATCAGCGACCTGACGCTTTACAAATGGTATGACGCCGCCTCGCCCTACCTGGCGCTGGCCTGCATGCAAGGCAAGGCCTTCGAGGCGATGACCTTCACCGTCCGCAAGGATTCGGGCGAGGCGCATCTGGATTACCTGACCATCACCATGACCAACTGCCTGATCTCGTCCTATTCGATGAGCCAGAACCAGCCGGCCCCGGAAATCGACACCATCGCCGAGCAGATCGGCATCTCGTTCGAAAAGGTCGCGATCAAATACGTCGTGCAGGCCGACGACCATTCGAAGGGCGACGAGCACGAGGTCGAGTACGACCTGATGGCGGCCAAGTGA
- a CDS encoding type VI secretion system baseplate subunit TssE gives MASPAPDRPPTAVPLQARREAVQPSLWDRLIDDLPALSAEIARRKAALTARHGAAGLRALLTGQGREGLDPEQARDLAALAQLQARHAALQERGIRVTPDVLREAVRRDIEDLFGIERLEVRYLLTPAERRAAPPGIAGGAEDPAEMLADFPHVRASVLNYGVPAFAGRRAGDFDHEALARELREVLAVFEPRLRRDTIRVRVEPGTRIGLRVRIEGLLLMAPAPERLRLLTTIDLDTGIAATVLEEG, from the coding sequence ATGGCCAGCCCCGCCCCCGACCGCCCCCCGACCGCCGTGCCCCTCCAGGCGCGGCGCGAGGCGGTGCAGCCGAGCCTGTGGGACCGGCTGATCGACGACCTGCCCGCGCTGTCGGCCGAGATCGCAAGGCGCAAGGCGGCGCTGACCGCGCGCCACGGCGCCGCAGGGCTTCGGGCGCTGCTGACCGGCCAGGGTCGGGAGGGGCTCGACCCCGAGCAGGCGCGCGACCTGGCGGCCTTGGCGCAATTGCAGGCCCGCCACGCCGCCTTGCAGGAGCGCGGCATCCGGGTCACGCCCGATGTCCTGCGCGAGGCGGTGCGCCGCGACATCGAGGATCTGTTCGGCATCGAGCGGCTGGAGGTGCGCTATCTGCTGACGCCGGCCGAGCGCCGCGCCGCGCCCCCCGGCATCGCCGGCGGCGCCGAGGATCCGGCCGAGATGCTGGCCGATTTCCCCCATGTCCGCGCCTCGGTGCTGAATTACGGCGTGCCGGCCTTTGCCGGGCGGCGCGCGGGAGATTTCGACCACGAGGCGCTGGCCCGCGAATTACGCGAGGTGCTGGCGGTGTTCGAGCCGCGCCTGCGCCGCGACACCATCCGCGTCAGGGTCGAGCCCGGCACCCGCATCGGCCTGCGCGTGCGCATCGAGGGGCTGTTGCTGATGGCCCCGGCGCCCGAGCGGCTGCGGCTGCTGACCACCATCGACCTGGACACGGGCATCGCCGCGACGGTGCTGGAGGAGGGCTGA